The following are encoded together in the Cynocephalus volans isolate mCynVol1 chromosome 4, mCynVol1.pri, whole genome shotgun sequence genome:
- the PAAF1 gene encoding proteasomal ATPase-associated factor 1 isoform X1 — translation MAAPLRIQSDWAHALRKDEGEAWLSCHPPGKPSLYGSLTCQGIGLDGIPEVTASEGFIVNEINKKSIHISCPKESASSKFLAPYTTFSRIHTKSITCLDISSGGGLGVSSSTDGSMKIWQASNGELRRVLEGHVFDVNCCRFFPSGLVVLSGGMDAQLKIWSAEDASCVVTFKGHKGGILDTAIVDRGRNVVSGSRDGTARLWDCGRSACLGVIADCGSSINGLAVGAADNSINLGSPEQMPSEREVGTEAKMLLLGREDKKLQCFGLQSRQPVFLFIGSDAFNCCTFLSGFLLLAGTQDGNIYQLDVRNPRAPVQVIHRSGAPVLSLLNFRDGFIASQGDGSCFIVQQDLDYVVELTGADCDPVYKVATWEKQIYTCCRDGLVRRYQLSDL, via the exons ATGGCGGCGCCTTTGAGGATTCAGAGCGATTGGGCCCACGCTCTCAG GAAGGATGAAGGGGAGGCCTGGCTGAGCTGTCATCCCCCAG GAAAACCATCTTTGTATGGCAGCCTTACTTGTCAAGGAATTGGCCTAGATGGCATCCCAGAGGTTACAGCTTCAGAAGGATTTATTGTGAATGAAATAAACAAG aAAAGCATTCATATTTCATGTCCAAAGGAAAGTGCATCTTCTAAATTTTTGGCACCATACACTACTTTTTCCAGAATTCATACAAAGAGT ATAACATGCCTGGATATTTCCAGTGGAGGAGGTCTTGGTGTGTCTTCTAGTACTGATGGGAGCATGAAGATCTGGCAGGCTTCCAATGGAGAACTCAGA agaGTATTGGAAGGACATGTATTTGATGTGAATTGTTGCAGGTTTTTCCCATCAGGCCTTGTGGTTCTGAGTGGGGGAATGGATGCGCAGCTGAAGATCTGGTCAGCTGAAGATGCTAGCTGTGTGGTGACCTTCAAAGGTCACAAAGGAG GTATCCTGGATACAGCCATTGTTGATCGAGGGAGGAATGTGGTGTCTGGTTCCCGAGATGGGACAGCACGACTTTGGGATTGTGGGCGCTCAGCCTGCTTGGGAGTCATTGCAGACTGTGGTTCTTCCATCAATGGGTTGGCAGTGGGTGCTGCTGACAACTCCATAAACCTCGGCTCTCCTGAGCAGATGCCCA GTGAGCGGGAGGTTGGAACCGAGGCGAAAATGCTGCTGTTGGGCCGGGAAGATAAGAAGCTGCAATGCTTTGGACTACAGAGCAGGCAGCCG GTATTCCTCTTTATTGGCTCAGATGCCTTCAACTGCTGTacttttctctctggcttcttgCTATTGGCTGGAACACAAGATGGAAACATTTATCAGCTGGATGTGAGGAATCCAAG GGCTCCAGTACAAGTCATCCACAGATCAGGAGCACCAGTTCTATCCCTGCTGAATTTCAGAGATGGATTCATTGCTAGCCAAG gTGATGGGAGCTGTTTCATTGTTCAGCAGGACTTAGACTATGTCGTTGAACTCACTGGGGCTGACTGTGACCCTGTGTACAAG GTAGCCACGTGGGAGAAGCAGATCTACACATGCTGTCGAGATGGTCTTGTGCGACGCTATCAGCTTTCTGACCTCTAA
- the PAAF1 gene encoding proteasomal ATPase-associated factor 1 isoform X2, translating to MKIWQASNGELRRVLEGHVFDVNCCRFFPSGLVVLSGGMDAQLKIWSAEDASCVVTFKGHKGGILDTAIVDRGRNVVSGSRDGTARLWDCGRSACLGVIADCGSSINGLAVGAADNSINLGSPEQMPSEREVGTEAKMLLLGREDKKLQCFGLQSRQPVFLFIGSDAFNCCTFLSGFLLLAGTQDGNIYQLDVRNPRAPVQVIHRSGAPVLSLLNFRDGFIASQGDGSCFIVQQDLDYVVELTGADCDPVYKVATWEKQIYTCCRDGLVRRYQLSDL from the exons ATGAAGATCTGGCAGGCTTCCAATGGAGAACTCAGA agaGTATTGGAAGGACATGTATTTGATGTGAATTGTTGCAGGTTTTTCCCATCAGGCCTTGTGGTTCTGAGTGGGGGAATGGATGCGCAGCTGAAGATCTGGTCAGCTGAAGATGCTAGCTGTGTGGTGACCTTCAAAGGTCACAAAGGAG GTATCCTGGATACAGCCATTGTTGATCGAGGGAGGAATGTGGTGTCTGGTTCCCGAGATGGGACAGCACGACTTTGGGATTGTGGGCGCTCAGCCTGCTTGGGAGTCATTGCAGACTGTGGTTCTTCCATCAATGGGTTGGCAGTGGGTGCTGCTGACAACTCCATAAACCTCGGCTCTCCTGAGCAGATGCCCA GTGAGCGGGAGGTTGGAACCGAGGCGAAAATGCTGCTGTTGGGCCGGGAAGATAAGAAGCTGCAATGCTTTGGACTACAGAGCAGGCAGCCG GTATTCCTCTTTATTGGCTCAGATGCCTTCAACTGCTGTacttttctctctggcttcttgCTATTGGCTGGAACACAAGATGGAAACATTTATCAGCTGGATGTGAGGAATCCAAG GGCTCCAGTACAAGTCATCCACAGATCAGGAGCACCAGTTCTATCCCTGCTGAATTTCAGAGATGGATTCATTGCTAGCCAAG gTGATGGGAGCTGTTTCATTGTTCAGCAGGACTTAGACTATGTCGTTGAACTCACTGGGGCTGACTGTGACCCTGTGTACAAG GTAGCCACGTGGGAGAAGCAGATCTACACATGCTGTCGAGATGGTCTTGTGCGACGCTATCAGCTTTCTGACCTCTAA